From one Nothobranchius furzeri strain GRZ-AD chromosome 2, NfurGRZ-RIMD1, whole genome shotgun sequence genomic stretch:
- the LOC107396960 gene encoding zinc finger protein 585A-like: MDADVQQLVLVKEEAPEEQSAGVDQKDPEHLHMKEEQEQNWTSLEGEQLHLEEKTDAARFPFTLASIKSEDDEEKPLFSQLHQQQVEDKEVPTSSSAHQMTAETGGRAETSRNQDLNPHEQTSYSSETEMSGDDEEGDDVKLDSELSDCGSETGEEDSDWNESKSSDIHIRTVNKSFSCPECGKQFVHKRSLQKHVRVSGHSAIRSSSCLVKKKCVGVKQHVDSCKKVQKELKSFSCDVCGKRFSAMYNLNRHIRVHTGEKPFVCETCGRRFALKQALDVHMKVHTGEKSFVCETCGKRFRKKAALNRHMKVHTGEKPFVCETCGRRFAVKQALDVHIKVHTGEKPFACETCGKRFCEKAALNRHMKIHTGEKPFVCETCGKRFGHKSALNIHIRVHTGEKPFACETCGRRFALKQALDVHMKVHTGEKPFVCETCGRRFALKQALDAHMKVHTGEKPFVCETCGKRFRKKAALNRHIRVHTGEKPFVCETCGGRFALKQALDVHMTVHTGEKPFVCETCGKRFCKKAALNRHMRVHTGEKPFVCETCGRRFALKQALDVHMKVHTGEKPFACETCGKRFCEKAALNRHMKVHTGEKPFVCETCGKRFGYKSALNIHIRVHTGEKPFACETCGRRFSRKGNLSIHMRVHTGEKSFACETCGQRFALKQALDVHMKVHTGEKPFACESCGKRFSQKTALVYHVRVHTREKPFACETCGQRFSQKAILNYHMKVHTKEKPFACETCGKRFGYKSASNIHRRVHTGEKPLPCETCGQRFAYKQALVVHMKVHTGEKPFACETCGKRFGFKTALNYHLRVHTGEKPFSCETCGKRFGYKTALNRHMKVHTREKPFACETCGQRFRDKTDINCHITVHTRHND, from the coding sequence atgttcaacagctggtgctggttaaagaagaagctcctgaggaACAGAGTGCAGGTGTGGACCAGAaagacccagaacacctccacatgaAGGAGGAACAAGAACAaaactggaccagtctggagggagagcaacTCCATTTGGAGGAGAAaactgatgctgccaggtttccattcacattggcttctataaagagtgaggatgatgaagagaaacctctgttctcacagcttcatcagcagcaagtagaagacaaagaagttccaaccagcagctcagctcaccagatgacagcagaaactggtggaagagcagaaactagcaggaaccaagatctgaaccctcatgaacagacaTCTTATTCTTCAGAAACTGAAATGagtggagatgatgaagaggGTGATGATGTGAAActagactctgagctgtcagactgtgggtctgaaactggagaagaAGACAGTGACTGGAATGAAAGCAAGTCTTCTGATATACATATTAGGACTGTCAACAAGTCctttagctgccctgagtgtggtaaaCAATTTGTCCACAAgaggtctctccagaaacatgtgagagtgtCAGGTCATTCAGCAATAAGGTCTTCAAGCTGTTTGGTCAAAAAGAAATGTGTtggagtgaagcaacatgtagactcatgcaagaaagtccagaaagaactaaaatcatttagttgtgatgtatgtggaaaaagatttagtgcAATGTATAATTTAAACAGGCacataagagtccacacaggagaaaaaccttttgtctgtgagaccTGTGGTCGAAGATTTGCCTTAAAACAAGCCTTAGAcgttcacatgaaagtccacacaggagaaaaatctTTTGTCTGTGAGACCTGTGGTAAAAGATTTCGCAAAAAGGCAGCTTTAAACaggcacatgaaagtccacacaggagaaaaaccttttgtctgtgagaccTGTGGTCGAAGATTTGCCGTAAAACAAGCCTTAGACGTTCACataaaagtccacacaggagaaaaaccttttgcctgtgagacctGTGGTAAAAGATTTTGCGAAAAGGCGGCTTTAAACAGGCACATGaaaatccacacaggagaaaaaccttttgtctgtgagaccTGTGGTAAAAGATTTGGCCATAAATCAGCTTTAAATATTcacattagagtccacacaggagaaaaaccttttgcctgtgagacctGTGGTCGAAGATTTGCCTTAAAACAAGCCTTAGAcgttcacatgaaagtccacacaggagaaaaaccttttgtctgtgagactTGTGGTCGAAGATTTGCCTTAAAACAAGCCTTAGAcgctcacatgaaagtccacacaggagaaaaaccttttgtctgtgagaccTGTGGTAAAAGATTTCGCAAAAAGGCAGCTTTAAACAGGCacataagagtccacacaggagaaaaaccttttgtctgtgagactTGTGGTGGAAGATTTGCCTTAAAACAAGCCTTAGACGTTCACAtgacagtccacacaggagaaaaaccttttgtctgtgagaccTGTGGTAAAAGATTTTGCAAAAAGGCAGCTTTAAACaggcacatgagagtccacacaggagaaaaaccttttgtctgtgagaccTGTGGTCGAAGATTTGCCTTAAAACAAGCCTTAGAcgttcacatgaaagtccacacaggagaaaaaccttttgcctgtgagacctGTGGTAAAAGATTTTGCGAAAAGGCggctttaaacagacacatgaaagtccacacaggagaaaaaccttttgtctgtgagaccTGTGGTAAAAGATTTGGCTATAAATCAGCTTTAAATATTcacattagagtccacacaggagaaaaaccttttgcctgtgagacctgtggtcgaagatttagccgaaagggaAATTTAagcattcacatgagagtccacacaggagaaaaatctTTTGCCTGTGAGACCTGTGGTCAAAGGTTTGCTTTAAAACAAGCGTTAGAcgttcacatgaaagtccacacaggagaaaaaccttttgcctgtgagtcctgtggtaaaagatttagccaaaagacagctTTAGTCTATCATGTGAGAGTCCACACAAGAGaaaaaccttttgcttgtgagacctgtggtcaaagattcagCCAAAAGGCAATTTTAAActatcacatgaaagtccacacaaaagaaaaaccttttgcctgtgagacctgtggaaaaagatttggcTATAAATCAGCTTCAAACATTCACagaagagtccacacaggagaaaaacctttacCCTGTGAGACCTGTGGTCAACGATTTGCCTATAAACAAGCCTTAGTtgttcacatgaaagtccacacaggagaaaaaccttttgcctgcGAGACCTGTGGTAAAAGATTTGGTTTTAAGACAGCTTTAAACTATCacttgagagtccacacaggagaaaaacctttttccTGTGAGACCTGTGGTAAAAGATTTGGCTATAAGACTGCTTTAAACaggcacatgaaagtccacacaagagaaaaaccttttgcctgtgagacctgtggtcaaagatttagagACAAGACAGATATAAACTGTCACATTACAGTTCACACAAGACATAATGACTAG